In a genomic window of Desulfosporosinus sp. Sb-LF:
- the plsY gene encoding glycerol-3-phosphate 1-O-acyltransferase PlsY, with product MSRYLIFILTYCLGIIPFAYLAGQLKGIDVRRHGSGNIGTTNAFRLLGAKLGILVLLGDFLKGALAATVGYWALGPWGGIIGGLLAMAGHSWNPLFGFRPSGKGVAAGFGIITVLMPKVMLVAIALFLLVVAVTRYVSMGSVVGALTVAIAVFVFPEPIAYRFFGLIASSIVLILHRANFQRVLQGTEHRFGDKNNPKDL from the coding sequence ATGTCACGCTACCTGATTTTTATTTTAACGTATTGCTTGGGTATAATTCCGTTTGCCTATTTAGCGGGACAACTTAAAGGAATTGACGTGCGTCGGCATGGTAGCGGAAATATCGGAACGACGAATGCCTTTCGACTTCTAGGAGCTAAACTGGGCATTTTGGTGCTGCTCGGAGATTTCCTGAAAGGGGCATTGGCGGCCACCGTCGGTTACTGGGCATTGGGACCTTGGGGAGGAATTATAGGTGGTTTGCTAGCAATGGCGGGTCATAGTTGGAATCCACTCTTTGGCTTTCGTCCAAGTGGAAAAGGAGTCGCGGCTGGGTTCGGAATTATCACCGTCTTAATGCCGAAGGTCATGTTGGTGGCAATTGCGTTGTTTCTTCTGGTGGTAGCGGTGACACGTTATGTTTCCATGGGCTCTGTTGTCGGGGCCCTTACAGTAGCTATTGCTGTCTTTGTTTTTCCTGAACCAATAGCCTATCGTTTTTTTGGATTGATCGCTTCATCCATCGTATTGATTCTTCATCGGGCTAACTTTCAACGTGTATTACAAGGAACCGAACATCGGTTTGGCGATAAAAACAATCCTAAGGATTTGTAG
- the ftsW gene encoding putative lipid II flippase FtsW, with translation MAKRKPAQPIDFPILYLTLALLAFGLIMVLSAGAVRGFNATQNTYFYVLQQMKWVLIGSVFAFVAIKIPYAFLRRFTGIGVLVSLGLLTAVIFTDAGIAAKGSARWISIAGITVQPSEIAKLSLVLFYAHILDRYPIKRGKDWRVPLGILLSVTVFILALVYKQPDLGTTMVLALTSAAMLLQTEIPTIWFIAAAPTFGLPLLYLVHRTEYQWKRILVWLDPWKYAMDLGYQITNAEIAFGSGGLFGVGLGRSLQKYGFLPENYTDTIFAMVGEELGLVGTVLLLILFVALYARIYRVVKECPDRFGQLLGFGLVSELAIQTTINLAVVTGVFPVTGITLPLISYGGSSLVITLTELGLLLNLSRYRQKITTVRTEANLPDITV, from the coding sequence ATGGCTAAACGAAAACCCGCTCAGCCCATTGATTTCCCCATCTTGTATTTGACACTGGCACTTTTAGCCTTCGGTTTAATTATGGTGTTGAGTGCTGGGGCAGTACGTGGGTTCAATGCTACACAAAACACGTATTTTTATGTACTTCAACAAATGAAGTGGGTGTTAATTGGTTCGGTATTTGCGTTTGTAGCCATTAAAATCCCTTATGCGTTTTTGCGGCGTTTCACGGGGATCGGCGTCCTTGTTAGTCTTGGATTACTCACTGCGGTTATCTTCACAGATGCAGGGATTGCGGCGAAAGGCTCAGCCCGTTGGATTTCAATTGCGGGTATTACAGTTCAGCCTTCCGAAATAGCCAAACTTTCCTTGGTGCTTTTTTATGCGCATATCTTAGATCGATATCCAATCAAGCGTGGTAAGGATTGGCGCGTCCCACTGGGTATACTTCTTTCGGTTACTGTTTTCATCTTGGCCCTTGTTTATAAACAGCCAGACTTAGGAACGACAATGGTTTTAGCGCTAACTAGTGCTGCGATGCTTTTACAAACGGAAATTCCGACGATCTGGTTTATAGCGGCTGCTCCAACGTTTGGTTTACCACTTCTTTATTTGGTTCACCGCACGGAGTATCAATGGAAGCGAATTCTGGTCTGGTTAGATCCCTGGAAATACGCTATGGACTTAGGATATCAGATTACCAATGCAGAAATCGCCTTTGGCTCAGGAGGCTTGTTTGGAGTCGGTTTGGGGCGAAGTTTGCAGAAATACGGTTTTCTTCCAGAAAACTATACGGACACGATTTTTGCCATGGTCGGGGAAGAGTTAGGCTTAGTGGGAACGGTGCTGTTATTAATCCTCTTTGTGGCGTTATATGCACGGATCTACCGCGTTGTCAAGGAATGTCCCGATCGTTTTGGGCAGTTATTAGGCTTTGGGTTGGTCTCTGAGTTGGCAATTCAAACGACGATTAATTTGGCAGTTGTGACCGGGGTCTTTCCGGTTACAGGGATTACTCTGCCCCTAATTTCGTATGGCGGGAGTTCTCTAGTTATAACCTTAACGGAACTGGGGTTGCTCCTGAATTTATCTCGATATCGGCAAAAAATAACAACCGTTCGGACTGAAGCGAACCTCCCAGATATCACCGTGTAA
- the cmk gene encoding (d)CMP kinase, with protein sequence MRQRESLQIAIDGPAGAGKSTVAKIVAQRLNLFYVDTGAMYRAIAYKALKNGASIEDELSVSQIAQSTEVVLDHSDEGIVWCDGENVTEAIRCPEISRAVSTVAAYPGVRERLVELQRLEGSRGGVVMDGRDIGTHVLPEADIKIFLTATPEERAKRRWAELSHAGKDISLEEVTRDMQRRDRMDTEREVSPLKPARDGIVLDTTGLSVEEIVAKIVALA encoded by the coding sequence GTGAGACAAAGAGAGTCATTACAAATTGCGATTGATGGCCCTGCTGGTGCGGGTAAAAGTACGGTTGCCAAGATTGTAGCTCAACGTTTGAACTTATTTTATGTGGATACTGGTGCCATGTATCGAGCAATTGCTTATAAGGCGCTAAAAAACGGAGCGTCAATCGAAGACGAACTGAGTGTAAGCCAAATTGCTCAATCGACGGAGGTTGTTCTTGATCATTCGGATGAAGGAATTGTTTGGTGCGATGGAGAGAATGTCACTGAGGCTATACGTTGCCCCGAAATTTCACGAGCTGTTTCAACGGTCGCGGCTTATCCTGGGGTCAGAGAACGTCTAGTTGAACTTCAACGTTTGGAGGGTAGTCGTGGAGGTGTGGTCATGGATGGCCGTGATATTGGCACCCATGTTTTGCCAGAAGCAGATATCAAAATCTTCTTAACGGCCACTCCCGAGGAGCGGGCAAAGCGCCGTTGGGCCGAACTTAGCCATGCCGGGAAAGATATATCCCTCGAAGAGGTCACACGAGATATGCAACGACGTGACCGTATGGATACAGAACGAGAGGTTTCTCCACTAAAACCTGCGAGAGATGGCATTGTTCTCGACACCACGGGCTTAAGTGTCGAAGAAATCGTGGCGAAAATTGTAGCGTTGGCTTAG
- a CDS encoding bifunctional 4-hydroxy-3-methylbut-2-enyl diphosphate reductase/30S ribosomal protein S1: MNVKLAAKAGFCFGVKRALEMAERTVETSPAVSLGPLIHNQQVVKRLADRGIHVVDTLIEVTAEQALIIRSHGVAPSVYKGAEDKGIQVVDATCPFVQKAQRLAAKSAQMGQQVIVMGDKLHPEVQGILGWAGEQAIPIQTVEEAKELSFYPRLSVLAQTTQPAENFKRIVQELKLHTAELTVHDTICNATAERQKVASELAETVDVMVVVGGRNSANTQKLAIICAERTKTYLIETADELENTWFEEAKCAGLTAGASTPDWIIEEVYKKMSEMNETEMDMASWEESFQELHLGARVTGTVVKITNEEIFVDIGWKSEGVIPMNELKIARKTRPEEIVSIGNKISAVVIRVENEEGYTVLSKRKADEEGAVDRLEKLAESKEEIPAVVVEVVKGGLVVDVGMRGFVPASQIQLGYVEDLNQFLGQTLRLRVIEFDPSKRKVVLSQKIILAEEQAIKRKQLLETLKEGDVVTGVVRRIVDFGAFVDIGGMDGLLHISDMAYTRIKHPSEMVTIGDEVEVQVLKLEQQTGKLSLGLKQLKESPWVRVAEKYPVGSLVNGKVIRIVTFGAFVQLAEGVDGLVHISQLADHRVNKVEEILKIGDLVSAKVIECKPEEKRISLSIRDLMLDASQADDELALASQPEIKPVTIGDILGKGILAENREE, from the coding sequence TTGAACGTTAAACTAGCGGCAAAAGCTGGGTTTTGTTTTGGGGTAAAGCGTGCCCTGGAAATGGCAGAACGGACAGTGGAAACTTCACCAGCAGTGTCACTTGGGCCACTCATTCACAATCAGCAGGTTGTGAAACGATTGGCTGACCGCGGAATTCATGTCGTGGATACTTTAATCGAAGTAACCGCCGAACAAGCCCTGATTATTCGGTCCCATGGTGTAGCACCAAGCGTCTACAAAGGAGCTGAGGATAAAGGCATTCAAGTGGTGGATGCAACATGCCCTTTTGTTCAGAAAGCTCAACGACTAGCTGCCAAATCGGCTCAAATGGGGCAACAGGTGATTGTCATGGGGGATAAACTCCATCCTGAAGTTCAAGGGATTCTGGGTTGGGCTGGAGAACAGGCCATACCCATCCAAACGGTCGAGGAAGCGAAGGAGCTATCGTTTTACCCACGATTATCCGTTCTGGCCCAGACAACTCAACCCGCGGAAAACTTTAAAAGAATAGTTCAAGAGTTAAAACTCCATACTGCGGAGCTTACTGTTCACGACACGATCTGTAACGCAACGGCTGAACGACAAAAGGTTGCCAGTGAGTTAGCGGAAACTGTGGACGTGATGGTAGTTGTCGGTGGGCGCAATAGTGCAAATACCCAAAAATTAGCGATTATCTGTGCGGAAAGAACGAAAACCTATTTAATTGAAACGGCGGATGAATTAGAAAATACCTGGTTTGAAGAGGCTAAATGTGCAGGGTTAACCGCAGGGGCTTCTACACCAGATTGGATAATCGAGGAGGTATATAAGAAAATGTCTGAAATGAATGAGACTGAAATGGACATGGCTAGTTGGGAGGAAAGCTTTCAAGAACTTCATCTTGGCGCCCGAGTTACCGGTACGGTTGTTAAAATAACCAACGAGGAGATCTTTGTTGATATCGGTTGGAAATCTGAGGGCGTGATTCCAATGAATGAGTTGAAGATCGCTAGAAAAACACGTCCTGAAGAGATTGTTTCTATTGGAAATAAAATTAGCGCTGTTGTGATTCGCGTCGAAAATGAGGAAGGGTATACAGTGCTCTCTAAACGAAAAGCGGATGAAGAGGGTGCAGTGGATCGATTAGAGAAATTAGCTGAGAGTAAAGAAGAGATTCCAGCAGTCGTCGTTGAGGTTGTCAAGGGCGGTTTGGTAGTGGACGTGGGAATGCGCGGCTTTGTTCCTGCCTCTCAAATTCAACTGGGGTATGTTGAGGACCTAAATCAATTTTTAGGTCAAACCTTACGTTTACGGGTTATCGAATTTGATCCTTCTAAGCGAAAAGTAGTTCTTTCCCAAAAAATTATCTTAGCCGAAGAGCAAGCGATTAAGCGCAAACAGTTACTGGAAACCCTTAAAGAGGGAGATGTAGTAACTGGGGTCGTTCGGCGGATCGTCGATTTTGGGGCCTTTGTGGATATCGGTGGAATGGATGGACTGCTGCATATTTCGGATATGGCCTATACACGGATTAAGCATCCTTCAGAAATGGTAACGATCGGAGACGAAGTGGAAGTTCAAGTGTTAAAACTTGAGCAACAGACTGGAAAACTGTCTTTGGGGCTAAAACAACTCAAAGAAAGTCCATGGGTTCGAGTTGCAGAAAAATATCCTGTGGGGTCTTTGGTTAATGGCAAAGTCATACGCATTGTTACGTTTGGGGCCTTTGTTCAACTCGCAGAGGGAGTGGACGGGTTAGTTCATATTTCCCAATTAGCGGATCATCGTGTCAATAAAGTGGAAGAAATTCTTAAAATCGGGGATTTAGTGAGTGCTAAGGTTATTGAATGTAAGCCAGAGGAGAAACGAATTAGCTTAAGCATTCGGGATCTGATGCTGGACGCAAGCCAAGCTGATGATGAGCTCGCCTTGGCTTCTCAACCAGAAATCAAGCCAGTAACCATCGGTGATATACTTGGCAAGGGAATCCTTGCTGAAAACCGAGAGGAATAG
- a CDS encoding NAD(P)H-dependent glycerol-3-phosphate dehydrogenase, translated as MPDIAVYGAGSWGSALAVLLVNAGHRVALIGRHPDEMEIMRTHRENARYLPGVVLPPGLVPTTDLSPLNADLVVFSVPSHSVRQAARSVKPYLRPGCIVVNTAKGLEEETHLRLSEVLTEELPQNPIAVLSGPSHAEEVGRDMPTTVVVASDVKTAETVQDMMMAPKFRVYTNPDVIGVELGGALKNVIALCTGIAEGLGFGDNTKAALMTRGLAEIARLGVALGGHPLTFAGLSGVGDLIVTCTSPHSRNRRAGVALGEGKPLETVLQEVGMVVEGVKAARVAHQLSVEKHISMPITEQAYKVLFEGADPKVAVTDLMMRGKRHELEEVVEMSWLK; from the coding sequence ATGCCCGATATAGCGGTTTATGGGGCCGGGAGCTGGGGTAGTGCTTTGGCTGTGCTCTTAGTGAATGCAGGCCATCGGGTTGCGCTTATCGGTCGTCATCCAGATGAGATGGAAATTATGAGGACTCACCGCGAAAATGCACGTTATTTGCCGGGCGTTGTTTTGCCTCCAGGGCTTGTACCAACAACGGATCTCTCGCCGTTAAACGCTGATCTGGTTGTTTTTAGTGTGCCGTCCCATAGTGTTAGGCAAGCTGCTCGATCGGTCAAGCCTTATCTAAGGCCGGGTTGCATTGTGGTCAATACTGCCAAGGGGTTAGAGGAAGAAACCCACCTACGCCTCTCAGAGGTATTGACAGAGGAGCTTCCACAAAATCCGATTGCGGTATTGTCTGGCCCCAGCCATGCAGAAGAGGTAGGGCGGGATATGCCAACAACCGTTGTGGTTGCTTCGGACGTGAAGACTGCAGAAACCGTGCAAGATATGATGATGGCGCCAAAATTTAGAGTCTACACAAACCCGGATGTCATCGGAGTTGAATTGGGTGGAGCCTTAAAAAATGTCATCGCGTTGTGTACAGGAATTGCCGAGGGGTTAGGGTTTGGAGATAACACCAAAGCAGCTTTAATGACCAGAGGATTAGCTGAAATTGCACGCTTGGGCGTGGCATTGGGAGGTCATCCGTTAACGTTTGCCGGGTTATCGGGCGTTGGGGACCTCATCGTTACTTGTACGAGTCCACATAGTCGCAATCGCCGGGCTGGTGTAGCGCTCGGTGAGGGTAAACCCTTAGAAACGGTGCTTCAAGAAGTGGGCATGGTGGTAGAAGGGGTAAAAGCTGCCCGTGTTGCACACCAACTTAGCGTAGAGAAACATATTTCAATGCCCATTACAGAGCAAGCCTATAAAGTCTTGTTTGAAGGTGCTGATCCCAAAGTTGCTGTTACGGATTTAATGATGCGTGGGAAACGCCATGAACTTGAAGAAGTTGTTGAGATGAGCTGGCTAAAATAG
- a CDS encoding lysophospholipid acyltransferase family protein, with protein MSLYDFAKGFFRLLFKLMGWKVKGAENLPTEGPVILAINHVSLWDPVVAACSLSRQVSFMAKEELFRIPVLGRIFSKVGAFPVKRGQGDMSAIRKSLEILKEGRVLGLFPEGTRSQTGEIQKGLPGMVVLMEKSKATVVPVKVYGTRNLFTKGWGNIGVVVGKPLTAQMLKAPEGVTNRREWIADRIMQALLELPEAK; from the coding sequence ATGTCGTTATACGATTTTGCGAAAGGGTTTTTCCGTCTTCTGTTTAAGTTAATGGGATGGAAAGTCAAAGGAGCGGAGAACTTACCCACAGAGGGTCCCGTTATTCTAGCGATTAACCACGTTAGCCTTTGGGACCCAGTTGTCGCGGCCTGTAGCCTTTCACGCCAGGTTTCCTTTATGGCTAAAGAGGAGTTATTCCGTATCCCGGTTTTAGGGCGTATTTTCTCTAAGGTTGGTGCCTTCCCAGTAAAAAGGGGGCAAGGGGATATGAGTGCAATACGAAAATCTTTGGAAATTTTAAAAGAGGGTCGAGTATTGGGACTTTTTCCTGAAGGCACACGGTCACAGACAGGAGAAATTCAAAAGGGCTTACCGGGTATGGTTGTTTTAATGGAGAAAAGTAAAGCGACCGTTGTTCCTGTTAAGGTTTATGGGACAAGGAACCTGTTTACCAAAGGATGGGGAAATATTGGGGTCGTGGTAGGAAAACCTTTGACTGCTCAGATGCTAAAGGCACCTGAAGGGGTTACAAATCGAAGGGAATGGATTGCCGACCGCATTATGCAGGCATTGCTTGAATTGCCTGAAGCAAAGTAA
- a CDS encoding type II CAAX endopeptidase family protein — MAEEIESNSGLLGNPSQRNLNWIDLLMVLGGVVALYVILSLGTLELMEWWPHERVLMYLNAFMTQLSFALLIWILKKVRHWKWTDLGWRGVPLKEVIPKVLGIYASTWAVNIIYALVLYKHGLNPPTTDVYTKLLGQATWYTLILNLLLAGVVAPLVEETLFRGVIFGGLQTYFGKWTAALISAAIFSGLHLQLYGFVPRFILGIALVYLYDKYKSLYPSIALHALNNIVATLIATSLSI, encoded by the coding sequence ATGGCCGAAGAAATTGAATCGAATTCTGGCCTGTTAGGCAATCCTTCGCAACGAAACTTGAATTGGATAGATCTTTTAATGGTTTTGGGCGGAGTTGTCGCTTTATATGTTATCTTATCTTTGGGAACCCTCGAATTAATGGAGTGGTGGCCTCATGAGCGTGTCTTAATGTATCTGAATGCGTTTATGACTCAGTTATCCTTCGCACTCTTAATTTGGATTCTGAAGAAAGTTCGGCATTGGAAATGGACAGATCTTGGTTGGCGGGGAGTACCGCTTAAAGAAGTAATCCCAAAGGTCTTGGGAATCTATGCCTCAACATGGGCGGTCAATATTATCTATGCCCTTGTCTTATACAAGCATGGGTTAAATCCTCCGACAACAGATGTATATACCAAATTATTAGGGCAAGCTACATGGTATACTTTGATTCTTAATTTGCTTTTAGCAGGTGTCGTGGCTCCTTTAGTGGAAGAAACATTATTTCGAGGAGTTATCTTTGGAGGTTTACAAACATACTTCGGAAAATGGACCGCAGCGTTGATTAGTGCCGCGATATTTTCCGGTCTTCATCTCCAACTCTACGGATTTGTTCCGCGTTTTATCTTGGGAATCGCCTTGGTTTACCTTTATGACAAGTATAAATCCCTTTATCCTTCTATTGCGTTACATGCATTGAATAATATAGTTGCAACATTGATCGCGACTAGTTTATCAATTTGA
- a CDS encoding DUF512 domain-containing protein encodes MPKGLVVASVDTGSIAEEMEIKVGDRVLAVNEEDLNDIVDFQFGISEDEFTLLIEKVNGELWEIDIEKAPGEFLGLEVSVSADGLKFCRNNCTFCFVAQLPKGMRSSLYDKDDDYRLSLTQGSFITLSNLSDEEFERILALHLSPLYISVHAWNSEVRVRMMKNPHAGKLPEQVRRLVEAGIVVHAQVVLVPDHNDGDVLKETIEQLSELYPSVQSIAVVPVGLTRYREKLTTLRGFTAQEACRILDQGEEWQRNFFAQTGRHLVYFADEFYVMARRKFPEEAVYDDFPQLENGVGMARNFITEVESGWNSLPDRITERHVHLITGTSAQEFFESWRDRLMAEVSGLKVTIHAIVNVFFGPSVTAAGLLTAQDIAHQLGDLSGEEFLIPRVMLKADEDIFLDDQSVEWLEKKVNGKARIVDNNGLAFLDQVIGYSLEVERFE; translated from the coding sequence TTGCCTAAAGGGCTTGTGGTCGCATCGGTCGACACAGGAAGTATTGCTGAAGAAATGGAAATTAAAGTCGGCGATCGCGTTCTGGCAGTAAATGAAGAGGACTTGAACGATATCGTTGATTTTCAGTTTGGTATCTCAGAAGATGAGTTTACGCTTCTTATTGAAAAGGTAAATGGAGAGCTATGGGAGATTGATATTGAGAAAGCTCCCGGAGAATTTTTGGGTTTAGAAGTATCGGTAAGTGCTGATGGTCTAAAATTCTGTCGTAACAATTGTACGTTTTGTTTTGTGGCACAACTGCCAAAAGGAATGCGATCATCTCTTTATGATAAAGATGACGATTACCGCTTATCGCTTACCCAGGGGAGTTTCATCACCTTGTCTAATTTGAGTGATGAAGAATTTGAACGAATTCTTGCACTTCATCTAAGTCCACTGTATATTTCTGTCCACGCTTGGAATTCTGAGGTACGGGTTCGTATGATGAAAAACCCGCACGCCGGAAAGCTCCCTGAGCAAGTCAGACGTTTAGTTGAGGCTGGTATTGTAGTTCATGCTCAAGTTGTATTAGTCCCTGATCATAACGATGGAGATGTGTTGAAAGAAACAATCGAGCAGTTAAGTGAACTGTATCCTTCCGTACAATCGATTGCTGTTGTACCAGTGGGGTTAACTCGCTACCGCGAAAAGCTCACTACACTACGTGGATTTACAGCACAGGAAGCATGTCGAATCCTTGATCAAGGTGAGGAATGGCAAAGAAATTTCTTTGCACAGACAGGTCGGCATCTCGTCTACTTTGCGGATGAATTTTACGTTATGGCTAGACGAAAGTTTCCAGAGGAAGCTGTGTATGATGATTTCCCACAATTAGAGAATGGTGTTGGAATGGCTCGGAATTTTATCACTGAAGTCGAATCTGGATGGAATTCGCTGCCGGATCGGATAACAGAACGTCATGTACATCTCATCACCGGAACATCAGCACAGGAGTTTTTTGAATCGTGGAGGGACCGCTTAATGGCTGAAGTGAGCGGGCTGAAGGTCACGATACATGCGATTGTCAATGTTTTTTTTGGTCCATCTGTGACCGCTGCTGGATTACTAACGGCCCAGGATATCGCTCATCAATTAGGGGATTTGTCTGGGGAGGAGTTTCTTATTCCACGCGTGATGCTCAAGGCGGATGAAGACATCTTCCTTGATGATCAGAGTGTGGAGTGGTTAGAGAAAAAAGTAAATGGTAAGGCACGAATTGTCGATAATAATGGCCTGGCGTTTTTAGATCAGGTAATTGGATATTCTTTGGAGGTGGAACGTTTTGAGTAA
- a CDS encoding HAD hydrolase-like protein → MLYDVLLWDLDGTLTDPKVGITRSVQYALKKLDFPIPEADDLEWIIGPPLKESFKILLKTMDESLLNQAIELYRERFSEIGLYENNVYPGIPDLLVRLKDKGCMHLLATSKPKVFAEIILKHFSLDSCFSVIMGSELNGQFVEKDVLIAEVLKKVPVGSMSKVVMIGDRRFDVFGARANHIDIISVGYGYGTVKELQDAAPDFIVPNVSDLERLLFSGAESLTV, encoded by the coding sequence GTGCTTTATGATGTTTTGCTTTGGGATTTAGATGGAACATTGACAGACCCGAAAGTAGGGATTACACGTTCTGTTCAATACGCATTGAAGAAGTTGGATTTTCCTATTCCAGAGGCTGATGATTTAGAATGGATTATTGGACCGCCCTTAAAGGAAAGCTTTAAGATACTTCTTAAAACAATGGATGAATCTCTTCTAAACCAAGCTATCGAGCTTTATAGGGAACGTTTCTCAGAGATAGGTCTCTATGAAAATAATGTTTATCCTGGAATTCCAGATTTGCTGGTTCGGTTAAAAGATAAGGGCTGTATGCATCTGTTGGCAACGTCAAAACCAAAGGTCTTTGCAGAAATAATTCTTAAACATTTCTCACTCGATTCTTGCTTTAGTGTCATCATGGGAAGCGAGTTGAATGGTCAATTTGTAGAGAAGGATGTTTTGATCGCCGAAGTGCTGAAAAAGGTGCCCGTCGGTTCAATGTCGAAAGTGGTCATGATTGGGGATCGGCGTTTTGATGTTTTTGGAGCTAGAGCCAACCATATCGATATTATTTCTGTTGGTTATGGGTATGGAACCGTTAAAGAATTGCAAGATGCAGCGCCTGATTTTATCGTGCCGAATGTTAGCGACTTAGAAAGGTTATTATTTTCTGGAGCAGAATCACTCACAGTTTAA
- the der gene encoding ribosome biogenesis GTPase Der, producing MSKPVVAIVGRPNVGKSTLFNRITGGLVAIVENMPGVTRDRLYRDAEWLGRKFALIDTGGIEFKDEGTPIASQMRRQAEIAMEEADVIIFVVDSQISPTPDDDMIARTLRKSGKPVLLAANKVENFEKAEGQLFEFYSLGLGEPIPISAVHGMNTGDLLDLVISNFPENDDEEYDPDVIRISVIGRPNVGKSSLVNTMLGKERVIVSNIPGTTRDAIDTPFEHEGKHYILIDTAGMRRKGRIDELTEQYSVVRSLRAVDRSDMILMLIDATDGVTEQDKKIAGYAHDAGKGILLIINKWDLIEKDEKTINKFEKSVREELGFMQYAPTMFISAKTGQRVNKILDLVDFVVEQNATRVTTATLNTLLREWLHLNPPPSDKGRRLKVRYITQVGVKPPTFVFFVNDPELMHFSYKRYLENQMRKHFGFEGSPIRIVIRQKDEEKE from the coding sequence TTGAGTAAACCCGTTGTAGCTATTGTGGGACGGCCGAATGTCGGCAAGTCAACGTTGTTTAATCGAATTACTGGCGGACTTGTGGCGATTGTTGAAAATATGCCGGGTGTGACTAGAGATCGTCTATATCGAGATGCGGAATGGCTTGGACGGAAGTTCGCCTTGATCGATACCGGGGGGATCGAATTTAAGGATGAGGGGACGCCGATTGCTTCCCAAATGCGGCGTCAGGCGGAAATCGCCATGGAAGAAGCGGATGTGATTATTTTTGTCGTGGATTCCCAAATTTCTCCCACGCCGGATGATGACATGATTGCGCGAACGTTGCGTAAATCTGGAAAACCAGTCTTGCTCGCCGCGAATAAAGTAGAGAATTTCGAAAAAGCTGAAGGCCAACTTTTTGAATTTTACAGTTTAGGGTTAGGGGAACCTATTCCCATTTCTGCAGTTCACGGCATGAACACGGGAGATTTACTCGACCTGGTAATTTCTAATTTTCCGGAGAATGATGACGAAGAGTATGATCCCGATGTGATACGTATTTCTGTGATTGGTCGCCCTAATGTCGGAAAATCATCCTTGGTCAACACGATGCTGGGGAAAGAACGAGTCATTGTCAGCAATATTCCCGGGACGACTCGGGATGCGATCGATACCCCTTTTGAGCATGAAGGGAAGCATTATATCCTCATTGACACGGCAGGAATGCGCCGTAAAGGACGTATCGACGAATTAACAGAGCAATATAGCGTCGTTCGCTCTCTTCGCGCGGTCGATCGTTCGGATATGATTCTCATGCTTATAGATGCCACAGATGGGGTTACAGAACAAGATAAAAAAATAGCTGGATATGCCCATGATGCGGGTAAAGGAATCCTATTAATTATTAACAAATGGGATCTTATCGAAAAGGATGAGAAGACGATCAATAAGTTTGAAAAGTCTGTTCGCGAAGAATTAGGCTTTATGCAGTATGCACCCACGATGTTTATTTCCGCAAAAACAGGACAACGGGTTAATAAAATTTTAGATCTCGTTGATTTCGTGGTGGAACAAAATGCTACCCGAGTGACGACGGCCACGTTGAACACCTTATTGAGAGAATGGCTGCATCTCAACCCGCCCCCCTCAGATAAAGGACGGCGTTTAAAGGTCCGCTACATTACTCAAGTGGGAGTTAAGCCACCAACCTTTGTGTTCTTTGTCAATGACCCAGAACTGATGCATTTTTCGTATAAGCGATATCTTGAAAATCAGATGCGGAAACATTTCGGGTTTGAGGGTTCACCCATTCGAATCGTTATTCGACAAAAAGATGAAGAGAAGGAGTAA